The following proteins come from a genomic window of Alnus glutinosa chromosome 10, dhAlnGlut1.1, whole genome shotgun sequence:
- the LOC133878866 gene encoding F-box/kelch-repeat protein At3g06240-like: MSSTSLPPDVLGEILSRLPPKSLLRFRCVSKTWLALIGNHDFFSTNLLNHSILTTQNPTHSLPLILVKTTDKSNAVKFVFYSLSYDTLDCVSQIPMNLPLAPVHFLIRPNYYLKLAASSNGLVCLYDFRTSGFYLWNPTTPNVGFKAIPPLFPPPSSVGFGFDPNSSDFKVVSVRHVVNGSGITALIAEVYSMSRGSWRPLDLRVPYGIFAHSQILALGGVFLWLAEQDGGLIISFDFTDEVFRTIPLPYSRDPLRFYHQLMELNGYVAMAIFPLDFRNMKMCLEIWVLLEFGVKESWTRFVSIEIPMDLGRPLGFWKEGKLFMENSEGQLVLYDPFTQTKNYLQIEGLKESFEVVLHTQSSVAINGGQDNL, encoded by the coding sequence ATGTCATCAACCTCTCTACCTCCAGACGTTCTTGGGGAAATACTGTCGAGGTTGCCGCCAAAATCCCTCCTCCGATTCAGGTGCGTCTCGAAGACCTGGCTTGCTCTGATCGGAAACCATGATTTCTTCTCTACAAACCTCCTCAACCACTCTATTCTCACCACCCAAAACCCCACTCATTCACTTCCTCTCATCCTCGTCAAAACCACAGACAAATCGAACGCCGTAAAGTTTGTGTTCTATTCCCTCTCTTACGACACCCTCGACTGTGTTTCTCAGATCCCGATGAATCTCCCTCTAGCACCCGTTCATTTCCTCATTAGACCAAATTATTACCTCAAGCTTGCCGCTTCCTCTAATGGGCTAGTATGCCTTTACGATTTCCGAACCAGCGGCTTCTATCTCTGGAACCCCACCACACCAAATGTAGGATTCAAAGCTATCCCGCCCTTGTTTCCTCCTCCCTCCAGCGTTGGGTTCGGCTTCGACCCCAATTCCAGCGACTTCAAGGTGGTTAGCGTTCGTCACGTTGTGAACGGCTCTGGTATTACAGCGCTGATAGCGGAAGTCTACAGTATGAGCCGTGGTTCTTGGAGACCGCTTGACCTACGCGTGCCTTATGGTATTTTTGCCCATTCACAGATTCTGGCTTTGGGTGGGGTTTTCTTATGGTTGGCGGAGCAAGATGGCGGTctaattatttcttttgatttcaCCGACGAGGTGTTCCGTACGATACCGCTTCCGTACTCTAGAGATCCATTGCGTTTTTATCACCAATTGATGGAGTTAAACGGGTATGTTGCTATGGCGATTTTTCCTCTCGATTTTAGGAATATGAAGATGTGTTTGGAGATATGGGTTTTGCTCGAATTTGGTGTTAAGGAGTCGTGGACTAGATTTGTTAGCATTGAGATTCCCATGGATTTGGGAAGGCCATTGGGATTTTGGAAGGAAGGGAAGTTGTTCATGGAGAACAGTGAGGGGCAGTTGGTCTTGTATGATCCTTTTACACAGACAAAGAATTATCTTCAGATTGAAGGGCTTAAGGAATCGTTCGAAGTTGTACTCCACACGCAGAGTTCGGTTGCCATCAATGGAGGGCAGGATAATCTGTGA
- the LOC133879723 gene encoding F-box/kelch-repeat protein At3g06240-like: MSSTCLPPDVLVEILSRLPPKSLLRFRCVSKTWLALIGNHDFFSTNLLNHSILTTQNPTHPLPLILVKATDKSNAEKFVFYSLSYDTLDCVSQIPMNLPLAPVHFLVRPYYYLKLVASSNGLLCLYDFRTRDVYLWNPTTPYVGFKAIPPLSPPPFSVGFGFDPNSSDFKVVSVRHVVNGSGIAALIAEVYSMSRGSWRLLDLRVPYGIFADSQTLALGGVFLWLAEQDGGQIISFNFTDEVFRTIPLPYSRDPLRFYHQMMELNGYVAMAIFPLDFWNIKMSLEIWVLLEFGVKESWTRFVSIEIPMDLGRPLGFWKKGKLFMENSEGQLVLYDPFTQTKNYLQIEGLKESFEVVLHTQSSVAINGGQDNL; this comes from the coding sequence ATGTCATCAACCTGTCTACCTCCAGACGTTCTAGTGGAAATACTCTCGAGGTTGCCACCAAAATCCCTCCTCCGATTCAGGTGCGTCTCGAAGACCTGGCTTGCTCTGATCGGAAACCATGATTTCTTCTCTACAAACCTCCTCAACCACTCTATTCTCACCACCCAAAACCCCACTCATCCTCTTCCTCTCATCCTCGTCAAAGCCACAGACAAATCGAACGCCGAAAAGTTTGTGTTCTATTCCCTCTCTTACGACACCCTCGACTGTGTGTCTCAGATCCCGATGAATCTCCCTCTAGCACCCGTTCATTTCCTCGTAAGACCATATTATTACCTCAAGCTTGTCGCTTCCTCTAATGGGCTTCTATGCCTTTACGATTTCCGAACCAGAGACGTCTATCTCTGGAACCCCACTACACCATATGTAGGATTCAAGGCTATCCCGCCCTTGTCTCCTCCTCCCTTCAGCGTTGGGTTCGGCTTCGACCCCAATTCCAGCGACTTCAAGGTGGTTAGCGTTCGTCACGTTGTGAACGGCTCTGGTATTGCAGCGCTGATAGCGGAAGTCTACAGTATGAGCCGTGGTTCTTGGAGACTCCTTGACCTACGCGTGCCTTATGGTATTTTTGCCGATTCACAGACTCTGGCTTTGGGTGGGGTTTTCTTATGGTTGGCGGAGCAAGATGGCGGtcaaattatttcttttaatttcaccGACGAGGTGTTCCGTACGATACCGCTTCCGTACTCTAGAGATCCGTTGCGTTTTTATCACCAAATGATGGAGTTAAACGGGTATGTTGCTATGGCGATTTTTCCTCTCGATTTTTGGAATATAAAGATGTCTTTGGAGATATGGGTTTTGCTCGAATTTGGTGTTAAGGAGTCGTGGACTAGATTTGTTAGCATTGAGATTCCCATGGATTTGGGAAGGCCATTGGGATTTTGGAAGAAAGGGAAGTTGTTCATGGAGAACAGTGAGGGGCAGTTGGTCTTGTATGATCCTTTTACACAGACAAAGAATTATCTTCAGATTGAAGGGCTTAAGGAATCGTTCGAAGTTGTACTCCACACGCAGAGTTCGGTTGCCATCAATGGAGGGCAGGATAATCTTTGA
- the LOC133878792 gene encoding putative disease resistance protein RGA3, whose amino-acid sequence MAELLFLTAERLVEALGSSAAKQIGLLWGVQDDLQSLTNTVSTIKAVLLDAEEKQAAGSHAVKDWIGKLEDAIYDADDLLDDVSIEALRREIMTHDKKAKKVRIFFSESIQFASRLKMARKIKAIKKRLDAINVDRKNFQLEVRQVETRVVGNRERDHTHSFVPAEVVVGREVDKKAVIDHLMDSNVEENVSILPIVGIGGLGKTTLAQLVFNDEQIQKHFDLKMWVCVSDIFDVKNIVEKILESATNTKQPTVEMNTLVNYLRKEIKGKKYFLVLDDVWNGDHGKWCRLKEVLMGGARGSRILVTTRNEVVARTIRQESVAKIIGTVESYSLKGLAEDASWYLFKEKAFAKGQEPENSIIVALGKEIVKKCQGVPLAITTIGSLLGSKNSETEWMSFKNNDLLKISQNENDILTTLKLSYDHLPSHLKHCFVYCSLYPKDYEIDTSNLVKHWIAQGFVKSSDYQNRCLEEVGNEYFKDLLWRSFFQEAVTDRFGDVIRCKMHDLMHDLALSMAGSLIATLDEKKTNVDEKTRHVSLLAGYDRHISSLCEASRIRTFLYLSDDKYEIDCDELFSSFKFLRMLDLSGRNLDSVPSSIGELKHLRYFDLSFNRKMNKLPNSITRLHNLQTLILSYCVSLEELPRDIKKLVNLRHLEIDYCKDLTYMPRGLGQLNNLRTLTTFVVHSGSHSRHCANLRELNGLNKLRGCLEITNLGHVKGVASEYEAANLKDKQHLHALGLYWSTKGDVNDWDVVEDEMSLEGFQPHPNLKDLDFYYYPGSRLPSWASSLTNLIRFQLWGCKKCQYLPPLSQLPSLKTLILEYMDGMQYISDSNDFSSSSSAPTPFFPSLKYIYLYNCPNLKGWWRRRGSSMEVNSDSHNSVVIREHPLLPSFSRLSELWIRQCPMLTSMPLFPHLEEELHLYNTSWKPLQHTMMMNMAALQIPTSTSTTSSPSTPLSKLKCLSLRSITDLVTLPLQHFASVQDLYLGHCPELELANDEDEMQWQGLKSLLSLRFSGLPKLVSLPSGLQHATTLKNLKIRNCKSLTVVPDWIHNCKSLQVFEISQCSNLTSLPEGMVRLTSLQRLKIEDCPILLRRCKRDIGEDWAKISHIPELDLRYPSQQEENSSTLHASST is encoded by the coding sequence ATGGCCGAACTTCTCTTCCTTACTGCCGAGCGACTCGTTGAGGCTTTGGGCTCATCGGCTGCCAAACAGATCGGACTGCTTTGGGGTGTCCAAGATGACCTTCAAAGCCTGACGAACACCGTTTCAACAATCAAAGCAGTGCTTCTGGATGCGGAGGAGAAACAGGCTGCAGGGAGCCATGCAGTCAAAGATTGGATCGGAAAGCTAGAAGATGCCATTTATGATGCAGATGACTTGCTGGATGACGTTTCCATTGAAGCTCTACGAAGAGAAATAATGACCCACGATAAGAAGGCCAAAAAGGTACGCATCTTCTTTTCTGAATCAATCCAATTTGCCTCTCGTCTTAAAATGGCCCGTAAGATTAAGGCCATAAAAAAGAGGTTAGATGCCATCAACGTCGATAGGAAGAATTTTCAGTTGGAGGTACGCCAAGTGGAGACACGAGTAGTCGGGAACAGGGAGAGGGATCACACTCATTCTTTTGTACCTGCGGAAGTAGTTGTTGGGCGAGAGGTTGATAAGAAGGCTGTTATAGACCATCTTATGGACTCCAACGTTGAAGAGAATGTTTCAATCCTTCCAATCGTTGGCATTGGTGGATTGGGAAAGACTACACTGGCTCAACTCGTATTCAATGATGAGCAAATCCAAAAacattttgacctcaaaatgTGGGTGTGTGTCTCTGATATCTTCGatgttaaaaatattgttgaaaAAATCTTAGAATCTGCAACAAACACGAAACAACCAACTGTTGAAATGAATACACTGGTAAACTATCTTCGAAAAGAAATCAAAGGAAAGAAATACTTCCTTGTGTTGGATGATGTGTGGAATGGCGATCATGGAAAATGGTGTCGCTTGAAAGAAGTGCTGATGGGTGGTGCAAGAGGCAGTAGAATATTGGTTACTACCCGCAATGAAGTCGTTGCAAGGACCATTCGACAGGAAAGCGTTGCAAAGATTATTGGGACAGTTGAATCATATTCCTTGAAGGGTTTAGCTGAAGACGCTTCATGGTATTTATTTAAGGAGAAGGCATTTGCAAAAGGACAAGAGCCGGAGAATTCAATCATCGTTGCACTAGGGAAGGAGATCGTAAAAAAGTGTCAAGGTGTCCCTCTGGCCATAACGACAATCGGAAGTTTACTAGGCTCCAAAAATTCCGAAACAGAGTGGATGTCTTTTAAGAACAATGACCTCTTGAAAATATCTCAGAATGAAAATGACATCTTAACAACTCTGAAGTTGAGTTATGATCATCTTCCTTCACATTTGAAGCATTGCTTTGTTTATTGCAGTTTGTATCCAAAAGATTACGAGATTGATACATCAAATCTGGTTAAGCATTGGATAGCACAAGGATTTGTCAAGTCATCTGATTATCAAAACCGATGCTTGGAAGAGGTTGGTAATGAGTATTTTAAGGATTTGCTATGGAGATCATTCTTTCAAGAAGCTGTAACGGATAGGTTTGGTGACGTAATTCGTTGCAAAATGCATGACCTCATGCATGATCTTGCCCTATCAATGGCAGGATCGTTGATTGCCACATTAGATGAGAAGAAGACAAATGTTGATGAGAAAACCCGTCATGTATCATTACTTGCTGGTTACGATAGACATATTTCTTCATTGTGTGAAGCAAGTAGGATACGAACATTTCTTTACCTTAGTGACGATAAGTATGAGATTGATTGTGATGAACTTTTTTCAAGTTTCAAGTTCTTGCGTATGTTGGATCTGTCGGGTAGAAATCTTGATTCTGTGCCAAGCTCTATCGGGGAGTTGAAGCATTTAAGGTATTTTGATCTTTCTTTCAATCGGAAAATGAATAAGTTACCCAATTCTATAACCAGGTTGCATAATTTGCAAACACTAATACTCTCGTATTGTGTTTCGCTTGAAGAATTGCCGAGAGACATTAAAAAATTGGTCAATCTCAGGCATCTCGAGATAGATTATTGTAAGGATTTGACATATATGCCACGTGGATTGGGGCAGCTGAATAATCTTCGGACGTTAACAACATTTGTGGTTCACTCAGGTTCTCACTCCAGGCATTGCGCTAATTTACGAGAACTGAACGGACTAAATAAGCTGAGAGGATGCTTGGAGATTACAAATCTCGGTCATGTGAAAGGTGTTGCATCAGAATATGAGGCTGCAAATCTAAAGGATAAACAACATCTTCATGCTTTGGGTTTATATTGGAGTACTAAAGGAGATGTCAATGATTGGGACGTTGTTGAGGATGAAATGTCATTGGAAGGCTTCCAACCGCACCCAAATTTGAAAGATCTAGACTTCTATTACTATCCGGGTTCAAGGCTTCCGAGTTGGGCTTCGTCACTCACAAATCTTATTAGATTTCAATTATGGGGCTGTAAGAAATGCCAATATCTGCCACCATTGAGTCAACTGCCTTCTCTCAAGACTCTTATTCTTGAATATATGGATGGTATGCAGTACATATCAGATAGCAAtgacttctcttcttcttcatcagcGCCAACACCATTTTTCCCATCCCTCAAGTATATCTACCTCTATAATTGCCCTAATCTCAAAgggtggtggaggaggaggggTTCTTCTATGGAGGTCAATAGTGATAGTCATAATTCCGTTGTTATAAGGGAGCATCCTTTACTCCCTTCATTTTCTCGTCTCTCAGAATTATGGATCCGGCAGTGCCCTATGTTGACTTCCATGCCATTGTTTCCACATCTTGAAGAAGAGTTGCACCTATACAATACTAGCTGGAAGCCACTACAACATACAATGATGATGAATATGGCTGCACTACAAATCCCTACATCAACATCAACAACCTCCTCTCCATCCACTCCTCTCTCAAAATTGAAGTGTTTATCACTACGTTCCATTACGGATCTAGTAACCCTACCACTCCAACATTTCGCTTCCGTTCAAGACCTGTATCTTGGTCATTGTCCTGAGCTTGAGTTAGCCAATGATGAGGATGAGATGCAATGGCAAGGCCTTAAGAGCCTCTTGTCTCTTCGCTTCTCTGGACTTCCAAAATTGGTGTCTCTCCCCTCAGGGCTTCAACATGCTACCACTCTAAAAAATCTCAAGATTAGGAATTGTAAAAGCTTGACGGTTGTACCAGACTGGATCCACAACTGCAAATCCCTTCAAGTCTTTGAAATTTCTCAATGCTCCAATTTGACATCACTGCCCGAAGGAATGGTTAGGCTAACCTCTTTGCAGAGGCTAAAAATTGAGGATTGTCCCATCTTATTGCGAAGATGCAAGAGAGACATAGGTGAGGATTGGGCAAAAATTTCTCACATTCCAGAGTTAGACTTACGATATCCGTCTCAGCAAGAAGAAAATTCAAGCACCCTGCATGCATCTTCGACTTAA